AGGGTTCGAACTCCTAAACTACCACTCATCCCACTACTTGTCGAATTTCAAATGATTCAACCGCAACACTAAGCAAATTGGTAGAGTCTCGGTTTAGGGCCAAAAGGTTCTGGTTGATCGGTGGTTTCTAGTCAAGTTTGGACAACCCTACATGTGATTAAACTTAGTCATGCGAATGCATCATAACCgtgaaaatttgatttcatgatttttatttttaattctatgGCCAATTATATCCCATGACACATCTTTTTGATTGTTAAGActtcaaaattatatttacaaaaacaaaGGGTGCAGAACCCATGACAAAACATCCACAAAATTTATTTCCAAGAGACCACTTTGCTAAAGCTAGAGCAGCTTGATTAGAATTTTGTTGAGGATTATTTTAGGAGCCCCAAGCCCAAACCACAACATTATTGGGCTTCTTGACCCATTGACATCCCCCTTTTCATGTTGAAGGCTCAAATCCCATAAAAACCAGGCCCAAAAAAAGCCTAGGGAAGTGTACTTGCCTTTTGGAATTACAATATATAAGATAAGTATTGTTGCACAAACTTTTACTTATAACTGAAAAAGCAACTGAAATCGTAACTTTATTAAGttacaatttcaaactttgactGCTAGAGCTTCGTAGTGCTCATTGGTATCAACTTATTTGATGtttctgccttttttttttttttcttttttccattttttttttcatgaaaacagaataaaatatatttatgtttaaaaaagagaggttttaaaaaattgtatataaacaaaataaattaaaagctAAACAAAGTGAGAATCCGATTCATagctaccctttttttttttctcttttggcaAATTGATAACTTGTTAACTAATTAGTTGAATGTATAGAAATTGAGTAAGCATTTCACCcataaatcataaattattcattttatcCTAAAAAACTGATGTAACATGGTCTAGTGCATTTGACCATCagtcaaaattttgaattacgACCGGTCATGGGTAGAAGAGAGTTACCCTTCATAATCTGCTGTGATTTCGTAGTTATACTTGTATGATAGATAATTAGACACATTATACTACCGCATGCCCCCACaattcattaattttctttCGGTAAACAATCACAGCAACACTCGATAGCTAAAATGGTCGTAGCTTCCTTCTTGGCTTTATAGCGTCAACTTTTTTATCATGAAGATCATGGTCCCATTGTCCACATGCTTTGAATGATTAACTACTGGTGggctcaaccaaaaaaaaatcaaaagcttcTGCCACCTATTAGACTGTGTTTTTGTAGGCTATCTATCTAATCCTTTAAACTATAGCGATGGATATGTCTCATCTGCTTTGTCTCACTTATGCCTTTATTGTATCCAAACAACGGACAGGAGAGGCCACAGATTGTAGATTGGCAAATAGTTAATGGCAATGTGTACATTTTGAGAGTGAGCACAAGTACTTGCAGAACATGTTCACATGATCTTTGCATCAGGATTCAAAGGTAATTCGTCAAAAAGGACAGATAAGAGTGCAAAAAATGACAAGAGAGAGTACTGCTTGAACATAAAGTAAAAGCCACACTGTTATGCTTGTTACCAAAGATCAATGATGGAAGCCTCACACTACCATACCTACAAGCAATTCTCAACTTTACTATTTATACACTCCTTAAGGAAGCTGAAATCCTCGATAGAAACAACCTATCACTGAAGTGTCCTACTTTACTCAACCAAAAAGACACCCACTACCCTATAAACTTGCAGACCACTAAACAAACATGAAACATGACATGGGGCCTATATCAATATGCAAGGTAGCTCAGGAGCTGACTTGGGCATGTCATGCAGTTTTTTGGTGCTTGTCCAGCTTTCTTTGACCCGCAACTTCTAGCCAATCCACTACTATACTATTTATTCAAATTAACCATATGACCAAGGCTTTTGATATTACAACCCTACTTAACAGTGTTTCTCCCCTGTTCATGGAAGTATCTTTTGTAACAATTGTCTGCAACCAATGTCTCACAAATATATGGGGTCCATGGTTATGTAATCCCCACCAACTGCGAGACACGATTGCATGCAACCGATGTATAAGGTTATTTTCTCCTGTTCATGCCATCTGCTTTTCGGCCGAAGCATTTcatgttttctctttctttttccttccctttGTTAGCCATGTTTTGTTCATGCACTTCACTGGATCATTTAAAGGTGAAGTTTTGTTTcctttccaaaagaaaaaattattacaaagcAGACAATGATGATGGCTCAAAACATTGAGGATCATTGTATGCATTAAGGAACATGCAGTTGGATAACATATACAGATTCTAAAGTTGAGCAAGCGATCAAACATATCTATCATTTCTATGCAATCATGTCAACATTCTCACTTCAGTGAGTCTTATGGACATGAGATCTATATTTGGCTCACATTGTAATAGCAAAGGAAAAACTTTATTAAACATTCTCATTAAAAACTCAATTAATCATTCTATCTCATAAGCATATCTCAAAGTCAATTATCCaccaaaggccttgtagctgaattggcatcTCCTCATGCATAtagtgcttgggggtctaggggAGAAAGGGTTCGAGCTGCGGGGTTagtagcatgttgtaattatttctcaaaaaaaaaaaaaaaaagtcaattatCCTATTCTTTAATCTTCACTAGAAACTTGAATACAATCACTGTTAGATTATAGACGCCTAATGGGCCTTCTTAAATGAGCATTACATTAAGGTTTGTAACTTCATATGATGTAATGAAGGAATACAAGCATCACGATAGGTCAAAAgacataaaagaaataaaaaatgagaatagTAATTGTAAAGGCACGATTTGCTCCAAAATCCCAAATGAAGGGTCAatggcccaaagagcccaaaacaataaatttgttagagagtAGGCTTGAAGATGAACTTTCAATGAGATAAGTAGATAGTAGTCACAATAGGTTAGTTTTGGTTGGGAAGAATACAACAAACAGTTTAAGCAAGAAAAGCTCTCCTCGGTCAAGTCCGAGGATGatttgttcttatatatttctttcagaTTTATAcaaatttactgttcatgagtGTACAatgatttttcctttgattttctGATGATCCCTTTGTAATGGGATTTTTCTCCTTTATATTCTCATTCCTTCTTTCATCTCagccctccacgtgtagatcaGATTGCTAActttgatacttgtcccatcagcaccttcctaaagtctttgggagtagctataaggctgaagattactgttcaggtataacttccacattaatgcggccagagattagatgcagagcatttaatgcggtagtAGTAGCTTTCTTCTCAGATATTTCCCaattctcttttgttttatcCCTATTGGATGTTTATCCTCACCAGCACGATTGCTTGTTGCATTGTCCTTGATGAAGGGTCGGACCTTTGACCTCTACTCCATTTAGCCGAGGAGACAGTTCTCCGCAGACAATGTTTCCTAGTTCTTTATGGCCAGACTTCTTTCACAGTTCATTAAGCCCTCGTTAGTATTTACCTGTCTTCAGGCTATCTGACGTCCTCAGACACAGCCCTCGGCCCAATACCTATATCTGGGCCCTTCTTCCCTACAATAATATTCCTTGATATTTTGAATAGCTAGTTAGCAGTTTCAAATGTATAAGAGAAGGATTTTATTGAGAGATAAAGGCAGCTGACTGGTGTACTACCAATGAAATCACAGGGAGGGTCAAAAGCTAGAAAACAAATTGAACTAATCCATGCAAAAAAGAATGATTACAAGAAAACAGAGCTTTTAAAGAGACTTAAATATTCCACTCTTAAACAATTTATTTGCATATGAAAATCACAATTCAAAATGAATTGTCCCAATAGAGTAAGAATGTATCTGTACTGTGTATAAAAACACCTACTCCTTGAGGCAAAAATTGACCAACCAATATAGTCTTAATGATTTCAACGAGACAAAACTTTTAGTTAAGGATATTATTGTAACTTAAAAGGATAGGAACAactatagcaacaaaaaaaaatttaaaaagtaatgaTGGgtctaaataataattaataaagaaaattggTAGCTGATggaaaaacaattttgttaCTAAAGAATATATctgagaaaaattaataatttgaatttcattatatttattGCTCAAGGACAAGTATATATTCTGTTACTGAAGAAAATTAGTGGCtgatgaaaaataatattgggCTATATACATGCAACCAAAATGCTAATTAAAgtatcacccaaaaaaaaaaaatcgtactTAGAAGAGCTTAACACCCTAGCTTTATACCACAAGTCATTTGGAAAGCAAGGTATCTAAAGGCCAAATTAACTATATTTGCTAGACAAAATCAGAAATGTCTGGACATTCAAGACATTTTAGCAAGGAAATACTTCTGTTGTGTAATCTTGTAACTGGCACAGAAAGGTGAAgcttttttcttctattttatttttatttttatttttaaatttcaaaacagaaggatatatactttttttgataagaaacaGAAGGAGATATACtaacataaatgtaaaattattcTGGACAAAGCTCACATGCATAGCCTGTGCTTCATAACAAGCATGCAAAAATAACTATATATAGCCTTCTCAAATTTCCACAGGCCTTCAATAATGTTTATCTGTACAAATTCAACTTACAGAAGAGGCATATACTGCAACACTACCAAACCTAGAAAAATCTTAGCCCAAAAAAGTAGCAAGAAAAGATCGACAAATACATCAGTTCATAAAAGAAGTCAAGGTACAAGACCAAAAGGTACAAAACTTCATAATAACTTAAATTTGTGAGTACCATAGAAAGGTTCAGGAAGGCCATATCAAAGGCCAAATGCTCAGCAGAAAAGAGACGTGCAAATTGCAATGGCAACACTCTTAATATTTTACTGGGATCTTTAAGCACATTTGAGTTCATAAAACCTATGCCACCATTTACctaccaaaaaacaaataaacaaataaaacctATGCCAAAAACAAAGAAGCACTCTCAAATggcttttcaaatattttcCATAAGCATATACTTAGAGATAAAGGAATCAGGAGCACCAACTTTTCCTTTGATCCTGAATAAATGGCTTTTCAAAATGAATCATCGCTCACGTTAGCACCtaacaactatatatatatatatacacacacatacatattgATGCCAAATGGTACCATTTTTCCTTACTTTTCCAGTATATTCCAATCTTAAATAGCAAGACAACATAGTGGAAGGCATTTCTGTATTCTAATGAAACCACTGCCTAGCTCCCCCCCGGGAGGACACAAAAAAAGTACATTAGATGACTATGAAGTTTGCCTCCGACAGTGAGATATACAAGAATGAGAAGCATGACCTCTAATTTTTACCTAATTATATGTACATTAGCAACAAAGCTTGTACAAGGTCACAAAGTATATGCAGACCTCCATGAGAGAACTGGTAAATACCAAGTAAGTTGTATactaattcaaaatttattatgtCCCTCTAGTTTACTTCCTGTATTTACAAGTCCTCTCTTTCCCATTTTGTCATGCAAACCCGAAATGGCAACTTCATTACCCTCCTTTAAGAATAAGATAGCCCCTAATCAGAATATCATAAACTGCAGAGTCAGGATTAATTCCCCTTTTCAACATATCATCAAAAACTTGTTCTGCTTCAATCATGAGCCCCTTATTAGCTAAACCAAATATGAGAGAGTTATAAGCCTATGAGTTAACAAATCAGGTTCAACACCCTCCCGAACCATTTTATTCTCAAGTTTAAAAGCCTCCAGCAATTTTCCTTGCTTGCACAGTCCAGCGATCCAAGATGTGTCCACATACTTGTCAGGAACAAATCCTGCCTCTAACACCTCTGTAAAGACCCTTTCAACTTACATTCCTTGCACATTCCATCGATTAGAACAgtgtaaaaaatttcattggCCTTTTCCTGGCAAAAAAATCCTCAAGCCTCCTGCAAATGCCCATGATTGGATAGGCCATCCATCAGGGTTGAAAGAGATACAATATCAGGTTCAAAACCTCTAGCCAATAATTCTTTGTACACATTCGAAGCCGCTTTCAATTTCCCAGCTTTAAAATGTGCATCCATAATAGTTGCAAACATCATCTTATCTGGAAAATGTCCACTCCTTACCATATCTTCCACAATCTCCATCACTTTATCTAACCTACTGTTAGAAAAAAAGCCGGAAATTACCACCCCGTATGCTGCTTAACAAACCTAAACCCTTGATCACGCATTTTACTTATATACATCACTGCATTATCCACGTTGCCTTTCTTAAAGTAACCATCTACAATTACTATCGATGTAATTAGGATGAACTCCAACCCCCAACATTTTATACAACAAGCACTCGCCTCGTTTGCAAAGGCCATCAATTAAAGCAGTATAAGTAACCACTTTCGGCAGAAGTGAACATTCCCTCATTTTCTCAAGCAACTTGAGCGCAACCTCCAAATTTCCAGCCTTAAAACAATAATCATTAATCAACGAAGTAAAAGCAACCAAATTTAGGGACACCCCATCACCCACCatattttcctaaaaagcctataccccaaacccaaatcctTAACTTTACCAAACATATCAATCAAAAGTAATCACATTGAGCAAACAGCATTTCCACATACGATCAAACCCATATACACAAAAGCCTTTCTCTTCAATTTTAGCTTACAAAACCCTTTAAACAATAGCCGAATCGGGTTTACAGTTAAAGTACTCGCCTAGACGTATCGTTTTGAGCGTAAGAAATGTGTCCTAGTTTACatacagagaaaaaaaaaatgatggaatTGAAAGAGGATGGGTGGGGAGTATACCCTTTAGAGAGCGAAGTGGAGCCGGAAgttatttgagagagagagagagagaggtaggcGCGGTTGGAAGCTTCTCTGTTCATGCATTTTCTCCATTCGTGGAAGTGGATGGTCCTCACTCTTCACAGCTTGAGCGGTTGAGGAGCCCAACCATATTCTTTATGCTATGTCAAGAAAGGTAAATGGGAGGGCTTTcaggtttaaaatttttagtactagatttctttcttaaaaggttttgtttttttagtcaAAGGTTAAAGGGTAAATACCAAATACTAGTGTACACTTGTTGTGTGCACACACGTTTTGAACTAAAATAGTGGTTTGAAGTTACGATTtcagtacccaaaaaaaaaaaaaaatgtataattataTGCAATaactaatataaaataaatattgcccaactttaaaagggaaaaatacaGAAAATTACCTTGAAGTTGGTCTAATATTGGCTACcatcaaaacttttcaaaattatccaaattatttCCCTTTCCTCCTTTAGTATACACATTACTTATGCTCCTCTCTATCTTTAGCTACTATTTATTTTATCCACAACATTAGTTGCCCAAACATTCCCTCTCCCACATAATCATCATCATGCAGTCATTGTAAGATTTGTGCAGTCAAGATAAATTATTGGACTTGGAGGAGTTGTGCTTAAGAAACAAATTGATTATTTTAGAAGAGTCTTGTTAATAATTTGGTAATGGCTCTAACCAAAAGgtagttttttgtattttacccaACATTAAACCTAAAGTTCCTAAAccttattattctcctaaaaataaatatattaaattacgCTTTTACCTAACTAAGTTTAGGGTTGTTTTCATTTCTATCCTTTAAGTTTATGTCCATCATTATAAGTGATTTGACCATTAAGTgccaaataaaaacataaatgcacaccaaaacttattattaattatagaaTAAACttcaatgaatttttaataTGTTCATAAAACTGATATTTACctttgtaataaattttcattacttattttttttaaaatgtaatgaacataaacaaaattcattgtatcaaaataatgaaaattatgttaagagtaaaaatccaaccaattatcttcttttttattactaaAATGGAGCAATCAATAATGGACAATTAGCATATTCTACCAAATGattgttgaggtacaaatttttGGGCCATAATCTTATTAGCCCACTCGCTAAAATATACCTACACAAGCCTATGAACTATTTTAAGCTCACATAAACATTTCCCACATATTACCCAAATATTCTCCATGTTATTGGGCTCTCACAAATATTCCCCATATAAGCCCCATAAATTACCTTGAGCCCTCTCACAAATACTGCCCATTATATCCTACATATTATCCAACTTGAGTTTTCCACAAAAATACTTATCACATTACTACCAAATTGGACCACAAAATTACACTATCTCCACAAGAAAGCCCAACATTATTTAACTTGtgagcaaaacccaaaaagctCAACAAAACTATCTTataaagcccgttgctacacggcacccTAAAACCCGTTGCTACACAGCACCTCTTAAAAGCTCGTTGCTACACG
This genomic stretch from Quercus lobata isolate SW786 chromosome 3, ValleyOak3.0 Primary Assembly, whole genome shotgun sequence harbors:
- the LOC115980821 gene encoding LOW QUALITY PROTEIN: pentatricopeptide repeat-containing protein At2g01740 (The sequence of the model RefSeq protein was modified relative to this genomic sequence to represent the inferred CDS: inserted 6 bases in 4 codons; deleted 7 bases in 4 codons; substituted 1 base at 1 genomic stop codon); translation: MEFSLARKSLTPAGHVSSSDLIGQARTDGNGPQLSSCVEASTLTVNPIRLLFKGFCKLKLKRKAFVYMGLIMWKCCLLNVITFXIDMFGKVKDLGLGYRLFRKMVGDGVSLNLVAFTSLINDYCFKAGNLEVALKLLEKMRECSLLPKVVTYTALIDGLCKRGECLLYKMLGVGVHPNXTSIVIVDGYFKKGNVDNAVMYISKMRDQGFRFVXAAYGVVISGFFSNSRLDKVMEIVEDMVRSGHFPDKMMFATIMDAHFKAGKLKAASNVYKELLARGFEPDIVSLSTLMDGLSNHGHLQEAXGFFCQEKANEIFYTVLIDGMCKECXVERVFTEVLEAGFVPDKYVDTSWIAGLCKQGKLLEAFKLENKMVREGVEPDLLTHRYNSLIFGLANKGLMIEAEQVFDDMLKRGINPDSAVYDILIRGYLILKEGNEVAISGLHDKMGKRGLVNTGSKLEGHNKF